A window of Pseudomonas denitrificans (nom. rej.) genomic DNA:
ATGGTGATCAGCAGCACCATCAGGTTGCGCGAGCGCTCGCTGAGGCTGGTCATCCACAGCGCCACCGGGAAGCCGAAGAGGAAGCACAACAGCGTGGTGCCGCCGGCCTGGAACAGCGAGCGCAGCAGCGCCTGGGCATAGACCCAGTTCAGCTCGAGGTTGCCGTCGAAGTCTTCCTGGAAGAACAGCTGCACGTAGCTCTGGATCTGCCAGTCGGCGTGCCAGTCGACGCCGCCGTAGAGGTTGCGCGGCAGCAGGCTGATGTAACCCATGATCGCCAGCGGGATGGCGATCAGCCCGAGCAGCGTCAGCGCCACCGGGCTGAGCAGCAACAGGCGGCGAGTGGTGGGCGACTCGTTCATTTCAGGCCTCCATCAGCAGGCAGGCCTGGGGCGGCAGGTGCACCGCCACGGCCTCGCCGACGTCGCGGGCGCGACCGCCCTCGTTGCTCTCGCGCAGGGTGATCTGCGAAGCATCCGGCAAGCGGCAGCGGTACAGCGTGGCGGTGCCGACGTACATCACCGTCTCGATCACCGCGCGCAGGTGGTGCGGCTGCGACGGGTCGACCAGCTTCGAGCGCTCCGGGCGGAAGGCGAGTTGGACACTGGTGCTGCTCAGGCCCGCCGGCAGTTCGCAGGGGATCTCCGCGGCCATGGCGTTGGGGTGGAACCCGCCCTGGCGCATCTGCCCGGGGAGGAAGTTGATGTCGCCGATGAACTGCGCGACGAAGCGGTGCGTCGGGCGTTCGTAGATTTCGTTGGGCGTGCCGATCTGCATGATGTTGCCGTGGGACATCACGGCGATGCGGTCGGACAGGGTCAACGCTTCTTCCTGGTCGTGGGTGACGAAGATGAAGGTGATGCCCGCCTCTTCCTGCACGCGCTTGAGCTCGACCTGCATCTCCTTGCGCAGCTTCAGGTCCAGCGCGGACAGCGGTTCATCGAGCAGCAGTACCGAAGGCTTGGGCGCCAGCGCGCGGGCCAGGGCCACGCGCTGCTGCTGGCCACCGGAGAGCTCGGCTGGCTTGCGGCGCGCCAGGTGTTCCATCTGCACCAGCGCCAGCATTTCCTTCACCCGGCCGGGAATTTCGCCGCGCGCCAGGCCCTGCATCTCCAGGCCGAAGGCGATGTTCTCGCTCACCGACATGTGCGGGAACAGGGCGTAGCTCTGGAACACGGTATTGATGCGGCGACGGTACGGCGGCAGGTCGTTGACTCGCTCGCCGCCGACGAGGATGTCGCCGGAGGTGACGTTCTCGAAACCGGCGATGCTGCGCAGCAGCGTGGTCTTGCCGCAGCCGGAAGGCCCCAGCAAGGTGAAGAACTCATTATGGGCAATGTCGACCGACACTTCGTTGAGGGCGGGAGCGACGTTGGGATCATCGGTGTAGCGCTTGCTGACCCGACGCACCTCGACTGACGACGAGTGATTCATTTTGGTGCATTCCTCTTGTTTTTGTATGCAATATTTGAATGCAATCTAGAAATAGCTGATGTATTTTTCTTCTGCAACTGGTTTTGCACGGACGGTTTTGCGGCATCCTTTGAAGGGTCAAGCAAGAGGCGGAGTCGCTCATGGCGGAGAATCACCCCGAGTCCACGGTGGAACGCGTCTACCAAGGGGTTTACGAGGCAATCAGCAAGCGCACCCTGCGCCCCGGCATGAAGCTGGGCGAGGCGGCATTGGCGGAATTGTTCAAGGTCAGCCGCACTTCGGTACGCGCGGCGCTGAAACATCTGGAAGCGGATGGACTGGTTTCCAGCGCGCTCAACAAGGGTGCGTGGGTGTCTTTACCCAGCGACGAGGAGATCCGCTCGCTGTTCGAAACGCGGCGGTTGATCGAGATCGGCATCGTCAGTGAACTCTGTCGCCGCGCGGACAGCGCGATCATCCAGGACCTGCGCGACCACGTGGCGCTGGAAGAAGCGACCCACGACCACGACCACGCGCGGTTCGTCCACCTGCTGGGCGAGTTCCACCTGAAGCTGGCAGCGGCGCTGAACAACCCGGTGCTGCTGGACTTCTTCCGCAAGCTGATCGAGCGCGCCTCGCTCTACGCCACCACCCTGGACGACGACCAGCACGAGACCTGCCGCGGCAACGAGCACCAGCGACTGATCGAGTACATCGAGTCGGGCAACCAGGCGGCGGCCATCGAGCTGACCTGCATGCACCTCAATGCGATCGAGCAGGCGATCCTCAAGGCGGCGGGGAACCTGAAGGCGGATTACCATCCGCTCAAGCATCTGATCGGTGGCTGAGCGTGGAATGTAGGGCGGATAACCTGGTCCAGGTTATCCGCCCTACGCAAAGCACGCAGAGAAAAACGCCCGGCACGGCCGGGCGTTTTTCATTCAGGCGGTCGGGCCGCCCGTGATGCGATCGAAGCCACGACGAATCTCTTCTTCGGGCAGGTTGTCGCCGATGAAGACGATCACGCTCTCGCGCTGCTCGTTGCCCTTCCACGGCGTATCCCAGTCGAAGCCATACAACCGCAGCACGCCCTGGAACACCAGGCGACGCTCCTCGCCGGCGATGTTCAGCACGCCCTTGTAGCGCAGCAGCGAGTTACCGTGCCACTGCAGCAGGTCGTCCATGAATTCGCTGAGGCGCTCGATATCCAGCGGGTTGTCGCTGCGCAGCACCAGGGTGGTGATGCGGTCGGTCGTATCCGCCGCCGGGCGCACGGGGCGCAGCAGCGGGCGCAGGCCGAGGTCGGCGTTGAGGTTGAAGCCGCGTACGTCGAGCAGGCGCTCCAGTTCGATGGCGCCGTGCTCCACGGCATGGATCTCGGCGCGGCGGTTGATGCGCTGCAGGCGCTCGACCAGGGCCTCGTACTGCGCAGGAGAAACGAGGTCACTCTTGCTCACCAGGATGCGGTCGCCAAAGCCGACCTGGGCCTGGGCGATGGCTTCCTGCAGGTGGCGCTCGGCGTTGGCGGCGTCCACCAGGGTGATGATGCCGTCGAGCAGGTACCGCTCGCGCAGGGTCTCGTCGACGAAGAAGGTCTGCGCGACCGGGGCCGGGTCGGCCAGGCCGGTGCACTCGATCACCACGCGGTCGAAGTCCAGCTCGCCGTTGTCGCGGCGCTCCAGCAGGACGCAGAGCGCGCGCTCCAGGTCGCTATTGATGGTGCAGCAGACGCAGCCGTTGGAGAGCGTCGTCACCTGAACCGCGTCGTCGCCGAGCAACTGAGCGTCAATCGGCGTCTCGCTGAATTCGTTCTCGATCACGGCGATCTTCAGGCCGTGCTCTGCCTTGAGGATGTGCTTGAGCAGGGTGGTCTTGCCGGCCCCGAGGAAGCCGGTGAGGACGGTCACCGGAATCTGCGGCGCGCTTGCGGAATCGGTCATGGAAACTTCCAGGCAATCAGAATGAAAAACGGGCGGAAATGAAAACGGGCCGCGATCGCTCGCGGCCCGTCCGTTATACACCCATCCGCGGACTCAACAGCAGCGGATCGGCCTTCCCTTGCCGCCACCGTAGCGCGCCTCCTGGCGCTCGCGGAAGAACTCCTCGTAGGTCATCGGAGTCTTGTCCGGGTGCTTGTTCTGCATGTGCTGAACGTAGGTGTCGTAATCGGGCATGCCGACCAGCATGCGTGCGGCCTGCCCGAGATACTTACCCATGCGGCTGAGGTCGTTGAACATGATGCTCCTCCGTCAGGCGTCCGGAATCGGCTGGAACGGAGCTTCCTTGTCGGTGCGCTCCTTCTTGGTCCAGGCGCTGGCGCCTACCTTGATCGCGTACACCAGCACGCTGAACACCACCAGCAGGAACAGCACGGTGAGGCCGGCGTTGATGTAAGCGTTCATCATCACATGCTGCATCTGGCCGATGTCCTTGGCCGGAGCGATGATCTGACCGGCGTCCAGGCCGGCGGAGTATTTCTTGCCCAGGGCAATGAAGCCCACGGCCGGGTTGCTGTCGAACAGCTTGATCAGGCCGGCGGTGGTGGTGCAGATCAGCAGCCAGGCGGCCGGCAGGGCGGTCACCCAGACGTACTGCTGGCGCTTCATCTTGATCAGTACGACGGTGGAGAGCATCAGCGCGATGCCGGCGAGCATCTGGTTGGAGATGCCGAACAGCGGCCACAGCGTGTTGATGCCACCCAGCGGATCGACCACGCCCTGGTACAGCAGCCAGCCCCACAGCGCGACGCAGCCGCCGGTGCCGATGATGTTGGCGGTCCAGGATTCGGTCTTCTTCAGCGCCGGGACGAAGTTGCCCAGCAGGTCCTGCAGCATGAAGCGCCCGGCACGGGTGCCGGCGTCCACCGCGGTGAGGATGAACAGCGCCTCGAAGAGAATCGCGAAGTGGTACCAGAAGGCCATGGTGTTCTCACCCGGCAGCACCTGGTGAAGGATGTGCGCGATGCCCACGGCGAGGGTCGGCGCACCACCGGCACGGGCCAGGATGGTGGTCTCGCCGATGTCCTTGGCGGTCTGGGTCAGAATTTCCGGGGTGATGGTGAAGCCCCAGCTGCTGACGGTCGCGGCCACCGCGGTAACGTCGGTGCCGACCACGGCCGGCGGGCTGTTCATGGCGAAGTAGATGCCCGGTTCGATGACCGAGGCGGCGACCATCGCCATGATGGCCACGAAGGACTCCATCAGCATGCCGCCGTAGCCGATGTAGCGGGCGTCGGGCTCGCGGTTGAGCAGCTTGGGCGTGGTGCCCGAGGAGATCAGCGCGTGGAAGCCGGAGACGGCGCCACAGGCGATGGTGATGAACAGGAACGGGAACAGGCCGCCCTTCCACACCGGGCCGGTGCCGTCGGTGAACTGGGTCAGGGCCGGCATCTTCAGCTCCGGCGAAACGATCACGATGCCGATGGCCAGGGCGATGATGGTGCCGATCTTGAGGAAGGTCGACAGGTAGTCACGCGGCGCCAGCAGCAGCCACACTGGCAGGACCGAGGCGATCGCGCCGTAGGCGATCAGCATCCAGACGATCTGCACGCCATGGAAGGTGAACACCGGGGCCCACTCGGGGCTGGCGGCGATCTGGCCACCGAGCCAGATGCTGCCCAGCAGCAGGATGATGCCGACCACGGAAATCTCGCCGATGCGGCCCGGGCGGATGTAGCGCATGTACACGCCCATGAACAGCGCGATCGGGATCGTCGCCAGCACGGTGAACATGCCCCAGGGGCTTTCGGCCAGGGCCTTCACCACGATGAGCGCGAGCACCGCGAGGATGATGATCATGATCAGGAACGCGCCGAACAGAGCGATGGTCCCCGCCACCTGCCCCATTTCCTCGCGTACCAGTTCACCCAGCGAACGCCCGTTGCGGCGGCTGGAGATGAACAGGACCATGAAATCCTGCACGGCACCGGCCAGCACCACGCCGGCGATCAGCCAGAGCGTGCCGGGCAGGTAACCCATCTGCGCAGCCAGTACGGGACCGACCAGCGGGCCGGCGCCGGCGATGGCAGCGAAGTGGTGACCGAAGAGGATGTGCTTGTTGGTCGGGACGTAGTCCAGGCCGTCGTTGTTGAGGACCGCAGGGGTCGCTCGGTTGGGGTCCAGTTGCATCACCCTGGTGGCGATGAACAGGCTGTAGTAGCGGTACGCGACCAGGTAGATGGCAACCGCCGCGACGACGATCCACAGTGCGTTGATGGCTTCGCCGCGACGTAGTGCCACGACTCCCAAGGCAAATGCACCGACTATCGCCACCGCCAGCCAGGCGAGGTGACGTAGCAGGCTGTTGTTATTGTTCATAGCGAGGCTTCCGACAGTTTGAAGGCGAGAATTCGCAGAAAAATTCTAGTCTTTTCCGGCGACCCATTCATACGACCTTAGTCTAGGGCGGTTACGCGCTTATTGCCGGAGGTCAACGCGCTCGACCGCAGGGTCAGGAAATGAAAAGGCCCGCCTGGGGCGGGCCTTTTGCGGCGTAGCGGTCGTCAGGCCGGCTGCTTGGCGTACTGCGCCAGCGTCTGGTCACGGCTCATCACCGCCAGGGTGTTGTTGAGCACCTGCTCGCCGGTGGCGTCCTTGGACGTGAAGATCTCACCGAAGTGCTGCTGGGTGACCTGGGCGAAGTGCGCGCGGTCCTGGGTCGGGATGCCGAGCAGGACGGCGTAGGCGTCCAGCGCCTCGCCATGGCCCTGGGCCATGTTCTCGGCGATATTGTCGAGCATGCCGTTCATGGCGAAGATCGAGCGGCCGCCGTAGGAAATGCGCTGGCTGGCGTCACAGCCGTTGGTGCCGGAGGTCAGGCCGAAGGTGGCGTTGCCCGAGGTGCCGTTGGTGGTGGTGGCCAGCAGGTGCGGGAACAGGCCGCGCTGACCGTCGAAGACCATGTTGCCCCAACCGCAGCCCTTGCCGCTCTGCCCGGCTTCATCTGCGTGCGCCGCCAGACTGGCAACGCTGATAACCCCAAAAATCAGACCCTTGATCACTTTATTGTCCATGCTCTGCACTCCGCAGTTGTAGTGGTTAAACGCACATGGAGCTTTGGCGAGGGTCTGCAGGCTGTCAAACCCGTGTGGGCTGTGTCTGACGGACGAAACATCAGCAATCGGTGTACGACGCGTCGGCAATGGCTTGCGTCTATAGTGAGGCGAAGCAGAAACGGCCGGAGAGCCACGACATGACTGACGATCACGACGAGCGCCGGCGCTTCCAGCGCATCGCCTTCGACGCCGGCACCGAGATCAGCCAGGGCGACCAGCGCTGGAAGGTGACGCTGCTCGACCTGTCCCTGCAGGGCCTGCTGGTGCAGCGGCCGGAACACTGGAGCATCGTCGCGCAGGAACCGGTGCAGGTGCGCATCTACCTGGGCTTCGACGTCAACGTCTATATGGAGGCCGACCTCGCCTGGGAGCGCGAAGGCCTGCTGGGCTTCAACTGCCGGCACATCGACCTGGATTCCATCAGCCACCTGCGGCGCCTGGTGGAGCTGAACCTGGGTGACGAGTCACTGCTGGAGCGGGAGCTGACGCTGCTCAGCGAACACTGAAACTCCCTGCAGGAGCGCCTCATGGGCGTGAACGCGGGCTTGGCCCGCTCCTGCAGGAGCACGACGATCTATTCGAACAACGCATCCAGCGCCTGCTCCAGGCGCGTCACGGCGATCACCTGCAGGCCGGGCGGCGACTCCTTCGGCGCATTGCCCTTGGGCACGATGGCGCGTTTGAAGCCGTGCTTGGCCGCTTCCTTCAGACGTTCCTGGCCGCTGGGCACCGGCCGCACCTCGCCGGACAGGCCGACCTCGCCGAACACCAGCAACTGGTGATCCAGCGGGCGGTTGCGCAGACTGGACATCACCGCCGCCATCAGCGCCAGGTCCGACGCCGTCTCCAGAACCTTCACACCGCCGACCACGTTGAGGAACACATCCTGGTCGTAGGTCGGGATGCCGCCGTGGCGGTGCAGCACCGCCAGCAGCATGGCCAGGCGGTTCTGGTCCAGGCCCAGGGTCACGCGGCGCGGGTTGGCCAGGTGACTGGTGTCCACCAGCGCCTGCACCTCCACCAGCATCGGCCGCGAGCCTTCCCAGGTGGCCATGACCACACTGCCCGGCACCGATTCCTGGGCGCGGGTGAGGAAGATGGCCGACGGGTTGGAAACCTCCTTCAGACCACGGTCGGTCATGGCGAACACGCCCAGCTCGTTCACCGCGCCGAAGCGGTTCTTCACCGCCCGCAGCAGGCGCAGGCGGCCGTCGGATTCACCCTCGAAATACAGCACGGTGTCGACCATGTGCTCCAGCACACGCGGGCCGGCCAGGGAGCCTTCCTTGGTGACGTGGCCGACCAGGAAGATCGCCGTGCCGCTCTGCTTGGCGAAACGCACCAGCAGCGCCGCACTCTCGCGCACCTGAGCGACGCCGCCGGGTGCGGATTGCAGCTGTTCGGTGAAGATGGTCTGGATCGAGTCGATCACCATTACCTTGGGCTGCTCCTGGCGCGCCGTGGCGATGATGGTCTCGATACAGGTCTCGGTCATGACCTTGAGCTTGTCCTCGGGCAGGCCCAGGCGGCGGGCGCGCATGGCGACCTGCTGCTGGGATTCCTCACCCGTGACATAGAGCGCCGGCAGGCGCGTCGCGATGTTGCAGAGGGTCTGCAGGAGGATGGTGGACTTGCCGATGCCGGGGTCGCCGCCGATCAGCACCACCGAGCCGTCGACCAGGCCGCCGCCCAGGGCGCGGTCCAGCTCCGCCGAGGCGGTGGAGAAGCGCGGCATTTCCTCGACGCTGACTTCGGCGAGGGTCTTGATGTTGGCCTGCTGGCCGGCCCAGCCGCCACGGCCGGAGGAGCTGCTGGCCGAGCCGCCGGTGGGGGTGGTGTCGATGACGGTTTCGACCAGCGTGTTCCAGGCGCCGCAATCAGGGCATTGACCGGCCCATTTCGGGTAGGTGGCGCCGCACTCGGTGCAGCCGTACATGCGCTTGGCCTTGGCCATGGGGGGACTTCCGTCGAATGCAAAGTCCCCATCATAAGCCAATCGGGTGGAGCGGTTCAGAACCTATTTACGGTCTCGCGAGCTAGAGCAGAAGTGCGCTGAAATCGGTTGAGGGAGCGGAGTTTACACGCAGTAAATGAGCCCCCCGAGGCCGATTTCAGCGCGGTTCTGCCGACGCGCAGCAGGCCGTAGACAGGTTCTTAGCTCGCCAGGCGGCGATACTGACTTTCCATATCGTGCTTGAGGCTTTCGCGGCGCATCAGCAGCGAGGCCAGGGTGCAGTCGGGGCGTTCGATGCCCTCTTCCACACGACCGATGCGCTGGTCCAGCAGCTCGTACTGCAGCTTCAGGCGGACCAGGCGCTCCTGGGCGCGCAGGGCTTCGGCGTTGCGTTTGGGGAGCTTGGTGACGGACTTGCCAGAGGACGAAAGGGCTTTACGCATGGCGGTGGCACCGGTTGGAAAGAGATGACGGGAGCCTACGCCTCGCGCAGGCGGCCACCCTTGACTCTGGTCAAGCTCAACCGGATCGCTTGAGCAGGTCGGAAATCTCGTCCTTCAGCGCCACGCGCTGCAGCTTGAGGGAGTTGAGGGCGAGGTCGTCCATCGCCTGGCGGCCGTCCTCGATGTCGTAGATCTTCTTGTCCAGCTCCTCGTAGCTGGCGGCCATGCGGGTGAAGTTCGCGTCCTTCCCGTGCAAGCGGGTCATCAGGGCCTTCTGGTCGGGGAATTCGCGGGACAGGGGATGATGCTCGAGCGGCATGGCGGGCCTCCTTGTTGGATGCGTTGGAGTGGATGGCTTGCCCGATAAGCCTAGACCACGGCGCGATGCCGCCCACCGCCGCCGGTCATACCGTTGGAATTGACCGCGCACGGGGTGTTCAGACGGCGACGGGCCGCTAAACTGCGCCTGTCCCCTCTTTTTGCGTAACAAGGAGTCTGTGCATGAGTCTGCTCAACGAATTCAAGGCCTTCGCGGTCAAGGGCAACGTGGTCGACATGGCCGTCGGTATCATCATCGGCGCGGCGTTCGGCAAGATCGTCTCGTCCTTCGTCGGTGACGTGATCATGCCGCCCATTGGCCTGCTGATCGGTGGCATGGACTTCTCCGACCTGGCGATCACGCTCAAGGCCGCCGAGGGCCAGACGCCGGCGGTGATGCTGGCCTACGGCAAATTCATTCAGACCTGCCTGGACTTCATCATCGTGGCCTTCGCCATCTTCATGGGCGTGAAGGCCATCAACAAACTCAAGCGTGAAGAGGCCGTGGAGCCCAGCGCCCCGCCGGTGCCGAGCGCTGAAGAAACCCTGCTGACCGAGATCCGCGACCTGCTCAAGCAGCAGAACAACCGCGCTCCTTGAGCAGATCGCTGACCGGGCCGGGGGCGGCCCCTGACGTCAGTCCGGCGGCGTCAGCAGCACGCGGCCAATGCGCCGCTCGCTGACGTCCGTCACTTCCAGGCGCCAGCCGCCCAGCTCCAGCGTGTCACCCTTGGCCGGCAAGCGGCCAAGGTGCTTGAGCGCCAGCCCGCCGAGGGTCTGGTACTCCGCCGTCGGGCGGGCGTGGAAGCCGACCCGCTCGGCCAGCGCCGACAGCGTTACGGCACCGTCCACCCGATAAGCGCCCTCCTCCGCCTCGATGTCCGTACCGGACACCTCGCTGGCGTCCGGCAGTTCACCGGCAATCGCCTCCAGCACGTCGGTCATGCTCAGCATGCCCTCGAAGCCACCGAACTCGTTGACCACGAAGGCCAGGTGGGTCGAGGCCTCGCGCATCAGCTCCAGCGCGCCCAGTACCTTACTGCTGTCCGGCAGGCTCAGCGGCTCGCGCAGCAGCGGCAGGATGTCCAGCTCACGGCCCTGCAACAGGGCAGAGAACAGCTCCTTCTTGTGCACATAGCCCAGCGGCTCGTCGATGTTGCCTTCGCGGATCACCAGCAGGCGCGAGTAAGGCGACTCCAGCAGCGCGCGGCGGATGTTCTCCGGGCTGTCGGCTACGTCCACGCGGTGTACGCGCTGGCGGTCGATCATCACGGCCTTGACCGGACGCTCGGCCAGGCCCAGCACACCGCTGATCATCACCCGCTCACGGCGGTGGAACGGCGCGTCGCCGCCATCCTCCGGGCCCACCAGGTCGGCGATGTCTTCGCCCACTTCGTCGGCATCAACCTTGCCGCCCATCAGGCGCAGCACGGCGTGGGCGGTCCGCTGGCGCAGGCCACGCTGGCCGCGCTGGCTCTTCTGGCGCTTCCAGCGCACCAGTTGGTTGGCCATTTCGATCAGCAGGCTGAAGCCGATGGCGGCATACAGGTAGCCTTTCGGAATGTGGAAGCCCAGGCCTTCGGCCGTCAGGCTGAAACCGATCATCAACAGGAAGCCCAGGCACAGCATGATCACCGTCGGGTGCTCGTTGACGAAGCGGGTCAGCGGCTTGCTGGCCACCATCATCAGGCCGATGGAGAAGATGACCGCGATCATCATCACTTCCAGCTGCTCGACCATGCCCACGGCGGTGATCACCGCGTCGAGGGAGAACACCGCGTCCAGCACCACGATCTGCGCGACCACTGGCCAGAAGGCGGCGTAGACACGCTTGCCGTTGGAGGTGTGCACGCGGCCTTCGAGGCGTTCATGCAGCTCCAGCGTCGCCTTGAACAACAGGAACAGACCACCGAACAGCATGATCAGGTCGCGGCCGGAGAAGGACTTGCCAAACACCTCGATCAGCGGCTCGGTGAGCGTGACCAGCCAGGAAATGCTCGCCAGCAGGCCCAGGCGCATCAGCAGCGCCAGCGACAGGCCGATCAGCCGCGCGCGGTCGCGCAGGTGCGGCGGCAGCTTGTCCGCGAGGATCGCGATGAAGACCAGGTTATCGATGCCGAGCACCAGCTCGAGCAGGATCAGGGTGAGCAGGCCGAGCCAGGCCGTGGGGTCCATCAACCATTCCATGTCGAACGACCTCGCTGGGCGCGCGCCATGGCAGGCTGGGAAGGCTTATCCGCGAACGCGGGTGCCGGGGGAGGTTCGCCGAACGCCGGCTCTACAGGGGTAGCGACCGGGGCCGGCGTTGTACTTTGACTGTCCATAAGGTCCGAAAAAAGGGAAACGGACGCTTATCCTAAGGGCAAAGCCCTGCGGCCCTAAGGGGACAATCTTTTCAAAATCTATCGGGCCGAACTTACCAATAGTTTTCCACGGCGATCTGGCCGGGCTTGCGCGTCAGCGCCAGGCTCATGCCACGTGCCTTCAGCACGGCACGGGTGTCCTCGATCATCTGCGGGTTGCCGCAGAGCATCACCCGCGAACATTCCGGGGTGAGCTCCAGACCGGCGGCGCGCTCCAGCTCGCCGTTCTCGATCAGCGTGGTGATCCGCGCGTTCAGGCAGCCGGGCACCTGTTCGCGGGTGACTACCGGGATGAACTGCAGCTTGTGGATATGTTCGGCCAGATGCTCCATCGCGCCGAAGCTGGCGATCAGCTCGCGGTAGGCCAGTTCCTTTTCCTCACGAGCGCTGTAGACCAGCTTGATGGTCTCGAAGCGTTCCCACACCTCGAAGTCCTGCAGGATCGACAGGAACGGTGCCAGGCCGGTGCCGGTGGAGAGCAGCCAGAGGTCGCGGCCATCAGGGAAACGGTCGAGGGTGAGGAAGCCGAAGGCCTGGCGATCCACCAGCAACTGGTCGCCGACGCGCAGGCGGCTGAGCTCGCTGGTGAATTCACCGCCGGGAACGACGATGGAGAAGAACTCGAGGAAGTCGTCGTGGGGCGCCGAAACCATCGAGTAGGCGCGCCAGACGATGCTGCCGCTGGGCTTGTACACGCCCAGGCGGGCGAACTGCCCGGCGCGGAAGCGGTAGCCGCTGTCGCGGGTGGTGCGCAGGGTGAACAGGCTCGGGGTGAGCGTCTGCACCTCCACCAGGGTCTGGCGGGTGAACTTCTCTTCGCTGGCGGTCATCGTCCGCTCCTTTGCAGGCAACGGCCCATTTTCCCGTATTCCCGGCGCGAGAAACACCCGCAAGGCTTGTGGCTATCCGGGGAGATCGCCACAAGCCTGCTCTGGATCAGTCCCTGTGGATCAATGCTTGCGGTTCACCACCTGGGCGGCGCGCAGCACGTCGGTGCCGATCTCACCCTCGAACTGCTTCCACAGCGGCTGCATGGCGGTGCGCCAGGCTTCGCGCTCGGCCGGGCTCAGGGCGACGATGCGCGCCTTGCCGTTGGCGACGACGTGCTCGCGCTCCTTCTGGTTCAGCGCTTCGGCGTCCTTGTTCACCTCGACGGTGACTTCTTCGATGATGCTTTCCAGCTGGGTGCGCACCGGGTAGGGCATGCTGTTCCAGAACTTCTGGTTGCTGATCACCATGTAGCTGAGCACACCGTGGTTGGTCTCGGTGATGAACGGCTGGGCGCTGTCGAGCTTCTGGCTGCCGATGTTCGACCAGGTGTTCTCGGTGCCCTGCACCTTGCCGTCCTGCAGCGCCTTGAGGGTCTCGGCGAAGGGCATCTTCACCGCCGTGGCATCGAGCAGGCCGAACT
This region includes:
- a CDS encoding ferredoxin--NADP reductase, which gives rise to MTASEEKFTRQTLVEVQTLTPSLFTLRTTRDSGYRFRAGQFARLGVYKPSGSIVWRAYSMVSAPHDDFLEFFSIVVPGGEFTSELSRLRVGDQLLVDRQAFGFLTLDRFPDGRDLWLLSTGTGLAPFLSILQDFEVWERFETIKLVYSAREEKELAYRELIASFGAMEHLAEHIHKLQFIPVVTREQVPGCLNARITTLIENGELERAAGLELTPECSRVMLCGNPQMIEDTRAVLKARGMSLALTRKPGQIAVENYW
- the mscL gene encoding large-conductance mechanosensitive channel protein MscL yields the protein MSLLNEFKAFAVKGNVVDMAVGIIIGAAFGKIVSSFVGDVIMPPIGLLIGGMDFSDLAITLKAAEGQTPAVMLAYGKFIQTCLDFIIVAFAIFMGVKAINKLKREEAVEPSAPPVPSAEETLLTEIRDLLKQQNNRAP
- a CDS encoding TerC family protein; its protein translation is MEWLMDPTAWLGLLTLILLELVLGIDNLVFIAILADKLPPHLRDRARLIGLSLALLMRLGLLASISWLVTLTEPLIEVFGKSFSGRDLIMLFGGLFLLFKATLELHERLEGRVHTSNGKRVYAAFWPVVAQIVVLDAVFSLDAVITAVGMVEQLEVMMIAVIFSIGLMMVASKPLTRFVNEHPTVIMLCLGFLLMIGFSLTAEGLGFHIPKGYLYAAIGFSLLIEMANQLVRWKRQKSQRGQRGLRQRTAHAVLRLMGGKVDADEVGEDIADLVGPEDGGDAPFHRRERVMISGVLGLAERPVKAVMIDRQRVHRVDVADSPENIRRALLESPYSRLLVIREGNIDEPLGYVHKKELFSALLQGRELDILPLLREPLSLPDSSKVLGALELMREASTHLAFVVNEFGGFEGMLSMTDVLEAIAGELPDASEVSGTDIEAEEGAYRVDGAVTLSALAERVGFHARPTAEYQTLGGLALKHLGRLPAKGDTLELGGWRLEVTDVSERRIGRVLLTPPD